One genomic segment of Terrihabitans soli includes these proteins:
- a CDS encoding ETC complex I subunit produces MTARIYQPARNAMQSGTGNSEGWVLDFEPATARQIEPLMGWTSSDDTQRQVRLHFDTREEAIAYAEKAGLPYLVSEPKKPVRKVISYSDNFKWGRVGQWTH; encoded by the coding sequence ATGACCGCCCGCATTTATCAGCCCGCCCGCAATGCCATGCAGTCCGGAACCGGTAATTCCGAGGGCTGGGTTCTCGATTTCGAGCCGGCCACGGCCCGCCAGATCGAGCCCCTGATGGGCTGGACCTCGTCCGACGACACCCAGCGCCAGGTCAGATTGCACTTCGACACGCGCGAAGAGGCGATCGCCTATGCCGAGAAGGCGGGCTTGCCCTATCTCGTGTCGGAACCCAAAAAGCCGGTTCGGAAGGTCATCTCCTATTCCGACAATTTCAAATGGGGCCGGGTCGGCCAGTGGACCCACTGA
- the gyrA gene encoding DNA gyrase subunit A, producing the protein MADTENPPSGGAFDIKPISISDEMKRSYLDYAMSVIVSRALPDARDGLKPVHRRILFSMNENGYTPDKAYRKSARVVGDVIGKYHPHGDQSVYDALVRMAQEFSMRVMLVDGQGNFGSVDGDPPAAMRYTEVRLAKPALALLADIDENTVDFQDNYDNSESEPKVLPARFPNLLVNGAGGIAVGMATNIPPHNLGEIIDASLALIDNPELDIEAINEIVPGPDFPTAGIILGRGGIRLAYQTGRGSIVMRGRAVIEEIRKDREAIIITEIPYQVNKASLVEKIAELVREKRVEGISELRDESDRNGMRIVVELKREAVGDIVLNQLYRFTPLQSTFGANMVALNGGRPETLNIKDLLSAFLLFREEVISRRTRFRLGKARDRAHVLVGLAIAVANIDEVIRLIRTAPDPQTARDQLMARDWPAADVAPLIALIDDPRHRVSDAGTYRLSAEQARAILDLRLQRLTALGRDEIAEELNKLGIEIADYLDILRSRSRVLDIIRRELMEVRVEHATPRKTEILEVDGDMEDEDLIQREDMVVTVSHAGYVKRVPLATYRAQRRGGKGRSGMATKEEDFVTRLFVASTHAEVLFFSSAGQVYKMKVWRLPLAAPQARGKAFVNLLPLDPEERITSVIVLPEDATSWERNEIMFATTGGTVRRNALADFMNINRNGKIAMKLEAGEAIAEVDLCGPQDDVLLTTAGGNCIRFPVEDVRVFKGRDSVGVRGIKLDDDDRVISMAIIRHVEATAEERASYLKLAGAVRRGVNGEEEVSVDAEEQTATVELSQERYAQMSAEEQFILTVSENGFGKRSSSFEYRITGRGGKGIVAMAVNKRNGKLVASFPVDDADQLMLITDGGQTIRIPVDGIRITGRGTQGVTVFKTGDGEKVVSTERISEEADAETDGEA; encoded by the coding sequence GTGGCCGATACCGAAAATCCGCCGTCCGGCGGCGCGTTTGACATCAAGCCAATCTCGATTTCCGACGAGATGAAGCGGTCCTATCTCGATTACGCGATGAGCGTGATCGTGAGCCGCGCTCTGCCGGATGCGCGCGATGGTCTGAAGCCGGTTCATCGCCGCATTCTTTTTTCGATGAACGAGAACGGCTATACGCCGGACAAGGCCTACCGCAAATCGGCGCGTGTCGTCGGCGATGTCATCGGTAAATACCATCCGCATGGCGACCAGTCGGTCTATGACGCGCTTGTACGCATGGCGCAGGAATTTTCGATGCGCGTTATGCTCGTCGACGGGCAGGGCAATTTCGGCTCGGTCGACGGCGACCCGCCGGCCGCGATGCGCTACACCGAAGTGCGTCTTGCCAAACCGGCGCTCGCGCTGCTTGCCGATATCGACGAAAACACCGTCGACTTCCAGGACAACTACGACAATTCCGAAAGCGAGCCGAAAGTCCTTCCGGCGCGCTTCCCCAATCTTCTCGTCAACGGCGCCGGCGGCATCGCTGTCGGCATGGCAACGAACATTCCGCCGCACAATCTCGGCGAGATCATCGACGCCTCTCTGGCACTGATCGACAATCCCGAACTCGACATCGAAGCGATCAACGAGATCGTGCCCGGGCCCGATTTCCCGACCGCGGGCATCATTTTGGGACGCGGCGGAATTCGTCTTGCCTATCAGACAGGCCGCGGATCGATCGTCATGCGCGGACGCGCCGTGATCGAGGAGATCCGCAAGGATCGCGAAGCCATCATCATCACCGAAATTCCCTATCAGGTGAACAAGGCGTCGCTGGTCGAAAAGATCGCCGAACTCGTCCGCGAAAAACGCGTCGAAGGCATTTCGGAACTGCGCGACGAGAGCGACCGCAACGGCATGCGCATCGTCGTGGAGCTGAAGCGCGAAGCCGTCGGCGATATCGTACTCAATCAGCTTTACCGTTTCACGCCGCTGCAATCGACCTTCGGCGCCAATATGGTGGCGCTGAATGGCGGCCGTCCGGAAACGCTCAATATCAAGGATCTTCTGAGCGCCTTCCTGCTGTTCCGTGAAGAGGTCATCAGCCGCCGCACGCGTTTCCGTCTCGGCAAAGCGCGTGACCGCGCCCATGTCTTGGTCGGCCTTGCGATCGCCGTCGCCAATATCGACGAGGTCATCCGCCTCATCCGCACGGCGCCCGATCCGCAGACCGCGCGCGATCAGTTGATGGCGCGCGATTGGCCGGCCGCCGATGTCGCGCCGCTGATCGCGCTGATCGACGATCCGCGCCACCGCGTGTCCGATGCCGGCACTTATCGGCTATCCGCCGAACAGGCGCGCGCCATTCTCGATCTGCGCCTGCAGCGCCTGACGGCGCTCGGCCGCGATGAAATCGCCGAGGAGCTGAACAAGCTCGGTATCGAGATCGCCGATTATCTCGACATTCTGCGCTCGCGCTCGCGCGTGCTCGACATCATCCGCCGCGAACTCATGGAAGTGCGCGTCGAACACGCGACGCCGCGCAAGACGGAGATTCTCGAAGTCGACGGCGATATGGAAGACGAAGACCTCATCCAGCGTGAGGATATGGTCGTCACCGTCTCGCATGCGGGCTATGTGAAGCGCGTGCCGCTCGCGACTTATCGCGCGCAGCGCCGTGGCGGCAAAGGCCGCTCAGGCATGGCGACGAAGGAAGAAGATTTCGTCACACGCCTGTTTGTGGCCTCCACGCATGCCGAAGTGCTGTTCTTCTCTTCGGCCGGTCAGGTCTACAAGATGAAGGTATGGCGTCTGCCGCTGGCAGCGCCCCAGGCGCGCGGCAAGGCGTTCGTCAATCTTCTGCCGCTCGATCCCGAAGAGCGCATCACCTCCGTCATCGTGCTGCCGGAAGACGCGACGAGCTGGGAGCGCAACGAGATCATGTTCGCGACGACAGGCGGCACGGTGCGCCGCAACGCGCTCGCCGATTTCATGAACATCAACCGCAACGGCAAGATCGCCATGAAGCTCGAAGCCGGCGAGGCGATCGCCGAAGTCGATCTGTGCGGCCCGCAGGACGATGTTCTGCTCACGACCGCCGGCGGCAATTGTATCCGCTTCCCGGTCGAGGATGTGCGCGTGTTCAAAGGCCGCGACTCGGTCGGCGTGCGCGGCATCAAGCTCGATGACGACGACCGCGTGATTTCCATGGCGATCATCCGCCATGTCGAAGCGACGGCCGAAGAACGCGCTTCCTATCTCAAGCTGGCGGGCGCTGTGCGGCGCGGCGTCAACGGCGAGGAAGAGGTGTCGGTCGATGCCGAAGAGCAGACCGCGACGGTCGAGCTCAGCCAGGAGCGCTATGCGCAGATGAGCGCCGAAGAGCAGTTCATCCTGACCGTTTCCGAAAACGGCTTCGGCAAGCGCTCGTCCTCGTTCGAATACCGCATCACCGGGCGCGGCGGCAAAGGCATCGTTGCCATGGCCGTCAACAAGCGTAACGGCAAGCTTGTCGCGAGCTTCCCGGTCGATGACGCCGATCAGCTGATGCTGATCACCGATGGCGGCCAGACCATCCGGATTCCGGTCGACGGCATCCGCATCACCGGCCGCGGCACGCAGGGCGTGACGGTGTTCAAAACCGGCGATGGTGAGAAGGTCGTTTCGACCGAGCGGATCAGCGAAGAAGCCGACGCCGAGACGGACGGCGAAGCTTAG
- a CDS encoding ABC-F family ATP-binding cassette domain-containing protein, giving the protein MPPPLLQLRDIGLTFGGTPLLEGAELSVSAGDRICLVGRNGSGKSTLLKIAAGMIEPTSGTRFLQPGATQQYLAQEPDFSGFSSTLDFVAAGLPPGSDPHDARYLLEELGMSGTEDSSRLSGGEARRTALARALVSDPDLLLLDEPTNHLDLPAIEWLEQRLGQLRSALVIISHDRRFLENLSRATVWLDRGKTRRLDQGFASFETWRDDVLEQEERDHHKLARKIANEEHWLRYGVTARRKRNVRRLADLGTLRTDHREHRKAQGDVKLTVTEGTVSGKLVIEAKTISKAWDGVPVVSEFSTRIARGDRVGLVGPNGAGKTTLINLLTGVLAPDSGSVRLGANLEIAGMDQKRQSLDPSWTLREALTGGRGDTVFVGGQAKHVMSYMKDFLFTPLQANTEISRLSGGERGRLQLARALAQPSNLLVLDEPTNDLDLETLDLLQEMIADYPGTVILVSHDRDFLDRTVTSVIVSEGQGVWTEYAGGYTDMLAQRGKGVEAKGAAKQDRARERSEPAPARAAAKKKLSFNDQHALKTLPQKIAKLDAEIARLQGVLADPELYARDAAAFAKASATLAAAEAERAASEDEWLRLELLREEMEQSA; this is encoded by the coding sequence ATGCCGCCGCCTCTCCTTCAGCTTCGCGATATCGGCCTGACCTTCGGCGGCACACCTCTGCTCGAGGGAGCGGAGCTGTCGGTCTCTGCTGGCGACCGGATCTGTCTTGTCGGCCGCAACGGCTCGGGAAAATCCACTCTGCTGAAGATTGCCGCGGGCATGATCGAGCCGACCTCCGGTACGCGTTTCCTGCAGCCGGGCGCAACGCAGCAATATCTGGCGCAGGAACCCGATTTCTCGGGCTTCTCATCGACCCTCGATTTCGTCGCGGCAGGCCTGCCGCCCGGCAGCGATCCGCATGACGCGCGCTATCTCCTCGAAGAACTCGGCATGAGCGGGACGGAAGATTCGTCGCGGCTGTCTGGCGGCGAAGCGCGGCGCACGGCGCTCGCCCGCGCGCTTGTCTCCGATCCCGATCTTCTTCTGCTCGACGAGCCGACCAACCATCTTGATCTGCCTGCCATCGAATGGCTTGAGCAGAGGCTCGGCCAGTTGCGCTCGGCGCTTGTCATCATCAGCCATGACCGGCGCTTTCTCGAAAACCTGTCGCGCGCGACGGTCTGGCTTGATCGCGGCAAGACGCGGCGTCTCGATCAGGGCTTTGCGTCTTTCGAGACCTGGCGCGACGATGTGCTGGAACAGGAAGAGCGCGACCATCACAAGCTGGCGCGCAAGATCGCCAATGAAGAGCACTGGCTGCGCTATGGCGTGACGGCGCGCAGAAAACGCAATGTCCGCCGCCTCGCCGATCTCGGCACGCTGCGCACCGATCATCGCGAGCACCGCAAGGCGCAGGGCGATGTGAAGCTGACCGTCACCGAGGGCACGGTCTCGGGCAAGCTCGTCATCGAAGCCAAGACCATTTCAAAAGCCTGGGACGGCGTGCCCGTCGTCAGCGAATTTTCAACGCGCATTGCCCGCGGCGATCGCGTCGGTCTTGTCGGACCGAACGGCGCCGGGAAGACCACGCTCATCAACCTTCTGACCGGCGTGCTCGCCCCCGACAGCGGCAGCGTCCGGCTCGGCGCAAATCTCGAGATTGCGGGCATGGACCAGAAGCGCCAGAGCCTCGATCCGTCCTGGACGCTGCGCGAGGCTTTGACGGGCGGGCGCGGCGACACCGTCTTTGTCGGCGGCCAGGCGAAGCATGTGATGTCCTATATGAAGGACTTTCTGTTCACGCCGCTGCAGGCCAATACCGAAATCTCGCGCCTGTCGGGCGGCGAGCGCGGACGGCTTCAATTGGCGCGTGCCCTTGCCCAGCCGTCTAATCTTCTTGTGCTCGACGAGCCGACCAACGATCTCGATCTCGAAACGCTCGATCTCTTGCAGGAGATGATCGCGGACTATCCCGGCACTGTCATCCTCGTCAGCCATGACCGTGACTTTCTCGATCGCACGGTCACTTCGGTTATCGTCTCGGAAGGCCAAGGCGTGTGGACCGAATATGCCGGCGGCTATACCGACATGCTCGCTCAGCGCGGCAAGGGGGTCGAAGCGAAAGGCGCGGCCAAACAGGACCGCGCGCGCGAACGCAGCGAGCCCGCCCCTGCCCGCGCCGCCGCCAAGAAAAAACTCTCCTTCAACGATCAGCACGCACTGAAAACGCTGCCGCAGAAAATCGCCAAACTCGATGCCGAGATCGCGCGGCTGCAGGGCGTTTTGGCCGATCCCGAGCTTTATGCCCGAGATGCTGCCGCTTTCGCTAAAGCGAGCGCGACCCTCGCAGCGGCTGAGGCCGAGCGGGCTGCCTCCGAGGACGAATGGCTGCGCCTCGAACTGCTGCGCGAGGAAATGGAACAATCCGCCTGA
- a CDS encoding DMT family transporter, protein MMKLVYTAIALAIGMGFAVQTSINANLAKGLGSSLVAALTSFGVGFAMLSVLALVTGQLQAVSGFKHLPAWVWFSGGILGAFIVFFSLFLVPRIGVAALAAFIIAGQLTAAALIDHFGFLGVPVHELHVWRVVGLVLLFAGALLVRMT, encoded by the coding sequence ATGATGAAACTCGTCTACACGGCGATCGCGCTTGCCATCGGCATGGGCTTCGCCGTGCAGACGAGCATCAACGCAAATCTCGCGAAGGGCCTCGGCTCTTCGCTGGTCGCCGCCCTCACAAGCTTCGGGGTCGGCTTTGCGATGCTGAGCGTCCTGGCGCTCGTGACAGGCCAGTTGCAGGCCGTCTCCGGCTTCAAGCATCTTCCGGCCTGGGTCTGGTTCTCGGGCGGTATTCTCGGCGCCTTCATCGTTTTCTTCAGCCTGTTTCTTGTACCGCGCATCGGCGTGGCCGCGCTCGCTGCCTTCATCATCGCCGGACAGTTGACGGCCGCCGCCCTGATCGATCATTTCGGCTTTCTCGGCGTGCCGGTCCACGAACTGCATGTGTGGCGCGTTGTCGGCCTTGTCCTTCTGTTCGCCGGCGCGCTTCTCGTGCGCATGACTTGA
- a CDS encoding NAD(P)/FAD-dependent oxidoreductase, protein MYDAIIVGAGPAGLNAALILGRCRRKVLVCDEGKPRNSVSRGVNGFITREGVLPHELRRIGREELRDYPTVEIRENTIIDDVNFCEGGGFEIVMENGARERARKLLLATGSEDKLPGIPGFAELYGHGVFNCPYCDGWEERDRPIAVYGNGTCAKFALQMKVWSDDVVLCTDGPATLSAEDRARLQRNGIPIREEKIVRLEGDDKSLKAVHFENGVQLARKALFFITGGKPDCSLATKLGCQLTAKGFVRTEGNEETNVPGLFVAGDASQGIQFAIVAAAEGACAAFEINSELIEEDLA, encoded by the coding sequence ATGTATGACGCCATCATTGTCGGTGCAGGTCCGGCCGGCCTGAACGCCGCCCTCATTCTCGGCCGCTGCCGCCGCAAAGTCCTCGTCTGCGACGAAGGCAAACCGCGCAACAGCGTTTCGAGAGGCGTCAATGGTTTCATCACCCGCGAAGGCGTCCTGCCGCATGAACTACGCCGGATCGGCCGCGAGGAATTGCGCGACTATCCGACCGTGGAGATTCGCGAGAACACGATCATCGACGACGTCAATTTCTGCGAGGGCGGCGGCTTTGAAATCGTGATGGAGAATGGTGCGCGCGAGCGTGCGCGGAAACTCCTACTCGCAACGGGCTCCGAAGATAAGCTTCCGGGCATTCCGGGCTTTGCCGAACTCTACGGACACGGCGTCTTCAACTGCCCCTATTGCGACGGCTGGGAAGAGCGCGACCGGCCGATCGCCGTGTACGGCAATGGCACATGCGCAAAGTTCGCGCTGCAGATGAAAGTGTGGAGCGACGATGTCGTGCTCTGCACCGACGGTCCGGCAACGCTCAGTGCCGAGGACCGCGCTCGTCTTCAGCGCAATGGCATCCCTATCCGTGAAGAGAAAATCGTCCGTCTCGAAGGCGATGACAAAAGCTTGAAAGCCGTTCACTTCGAGAACGGCGTACAGCTTGCAAGAAAAGCGCTGTTCTTCATCACCGGCGGCAAACCCGATTGTTCGCTCGCAACCAAGCTCGGCTGCCAATTGACCGCAAAGGGCTTTGTGCGCACCGAGGGCAATGAGGAGACGAATGTCCCCGGCCTGTTCGTCGCCGGCGATGCTTCGCAGGGTATTCAGTTCGCCATCGTCGCCGCAGCAGAAGGCGCCTGCGCCGCGTTCGAGATCAACAGCGAATTGATCGAAGAGGATCTCGCCTAG
- the queA gene encoding tRNA preQ1(34) S-adenosylmethionine ribosyltransferase-isomerase QueA, which translates to MHVSEFDFDLPEERIALRPVEPRDAAKLLVVQPEGDPEFQDKAVRDLADFLRPGDALVVNDTRVIPAQLFGVRTGRGEAEPKIEATLHKRIDSQTWLAFAKPGKKLDVGDGIRFGGTGETCLLGELNARVLEKHEGGEIALGFELSGASLDEAIAAQGAMPLPPYIAGRRPADDKDRSDYQTLFARREGAVAAPTAGLHFTDTLTAKLAARGVTLHRLTLHVGAGTFLPMKAEDTRDHKMHAEWGEVSKETADALNRTRAAGGRIVAVGTTALRLLETAAGDDRVIRPWVGETDIFITPGYRFKAVDALMTNFHLPKSTLFMLVCAFCGLDRMKRAYAHAIASRYRFYSYGDASLLFPEPK; encoded by the coding sequence ATGCACGTCTCCGAATTCGATTTCGATCTTCCGGAGGAGCGCATTGCGCTCCGGCCGGTCGAGCCGCGCGATGCAGCGAAACTGCTTGTCGTGCAGCCGGAGGGCGATCCGGAGTTTCAGGACAAGGCCGTGCGCGACCTTGCGGATTTTCTGCGGCCCGGCGATGCACTCGTCGTCAACGATACGCGCGTGATACCCGCCCAGCTTTTCGGTGTGCGCACCGGACGCGGCGAGGCCGAGCCGAAGATCGAGGCGACGCTGCACAAGCGTATCGACTCGCAGACCTGGCTGGCCTTCGCAAAGCCCGGCAAGAAGCTCGATGTGGGTGACGGCATCCGCTTCGGCGGAACCGGCGAGACATGTCTTCTCGGCGAACTGAACGCGCGCGTTCTGGAAAAGCACGAGGGAGGAGAAATCGCTCTCGGCTTCGAGCTTTCCGGAGCGTCTCTCGATGAGGCGATCGCGGCGCAGGGCGCCATGCCGCTGCCGCCCTATATCGCCGGCCGCCGTCCGGCCGACGACAAAGACCGCTCCGATTACCAGACACTGTTTGCCAGACGCGAAGGCGCCGTCGCCGCGCCGACGGCGGGCCTGCATTTCACCGACACGCTGACGGCAAAGCTTGCGGCACGCGGCGTGACGCTGCATCGCCTCACTCTGCATGTCGGCGCCGGAACCTTCCTGCCGATGAAAGCGGAGGATACGCGCGATCATAAAATGCACGCTGAATGGGGCGAGGTGTCGAAAGAGACCGCCGACGCGCTGAACCGCACGCGCGCCGCGGGCGGCCGTATTGTTGCTGTGGGCACGACGGCGCTGCGCCTCCTGGAAACTGCGGCAGGCGATGACCGCGTGATCCGCCCTTGGGTTGGCGAGACCGATATTTTCATTACGCCTGGCTACCGTTTCAAAGCCGTCGATGCGCTGATGACCAATTTCCATCTGCCGAAATCGACCCTGTTCATGCTGGTCTGCGCCTTCTGCGGGCTCGACCGTATGAAGCGGGCCTATGCACATGCCATTGCTTCGCGCTATCGCTTCTATTCCTACGGCGATGCTTCTTTGCTGTTTCCCGAGCCGAAATGA
- a CDS encoding peptidylprolyl isomerase has protein sequence MTAFLVPAAAQAPSTLVLETSKGPVTIKFRTDLAPKHAAQMAKLARAGFYNGVVFHRVIDGFMAQTGDPTGTGTGGSNEPDLKAEFSSEPFVRGTVGMARSSSPNSANSQFFIMFGDGAFLNGKYTVVGQVVSGMENVDKIKRGEPPANPDKIIKATAP, from the coding sequence ATGACGGCCTTTTTGGTGCCGGCGGCCGCCCAGGCGCCCTCGACCCTGGTGCTCGAAACGAGCAAAGGCCCGGTGACCATCAAATTCCGTACCGACCTGGCTCCCAAGCACGCCGCCCAGATGGCCAAGCTCGCCCGGGCGGGCTTTTACAACGGCGTCGTCTTCCACCGGGTCATCGATGGCTTTATGGCCCAGACCGGCGATCCGACGGGTACCGGCACGGGCGGCTCGAACGAGCCGGATCTGAAGGCCGAATTCTCATCCGAACCCTTCGTGCGCGGCACGGTGGGCATGGCGCGCTCCTCGAGCCCCAACAGCGCCAACAGCCAGTTTTTCATCATGTTCGGCGACGGCGCCTTCCTCAACGGTAAGTACACCGTGGTCGGCCAGGTCGTCTCCGGCATGGAGAATGTCGATAAGATCAAACGCGGAGAACCTCCGGCGAACCCGGACAAAATCATCAAGGCAACCGCGCCCTAA
- a CDS encoding peptidylprolyl isomerase, giving the protein MADPENTLVLETTKGTVEIALRPDLAPGHVARIKELAREGFYDGVVFHRVIDGFMAQTGDPTGTGMGGSGKKLPAEFNAGKHKRGTTSMARAQHPDSADSQFFICFEDAGFLDGQYTVWGEVTSGMENVDQIKRGEPVKDPDKIVSAKIKADI; this is encoded by the coding sequence ATGGCCGATCCTGAAAACACCCTCGTCCTCGAAACGACGAAGGGCACGGTGGAAATCGCATTGCGTCCCGATCTCGCCCCGGGCCATGTTGCGCGCATCAAGGAACTCGCGCGCGAGGGCTTTTACGACGGCGTCGTCTTCCATCGCGTGATCGACGGCTTCATGGCACAGACCGGCGATCCGACGGGCACCGGCATGGGCGGCTCGGGCAAGAAGCTTCCGGCCGAATTCAATGCCGGAAAGCACAAGCGCGGCACGACCTCGATGGCACGCGCGCAGCATCCGGATTCGGCGGATAGCCAGTTCTTCATCTGCTTCGAAGACGCCGGATTCCTCGACGGCCAGTACACCGTGTGGGGCGAAGTCACCTCCGGCATGGAAAATGTCGATCAGATCAAGCGCGGCGAACCGGTGAAGGATCCCGACAAGATCGTCTCGGCCAAGATCAAGGCCGACATCTAA
- a CDS encoding BA14K family protein, with protein sequence MRFGLLTVALVAAGGPAMAQAVMPNHLDCRFEPATQQLTCPEIPMPSGRSSAEPAPAALPAPAGDTATGSAERNAHCAAKYKSFDPQTGMYKSFTGKLRPCV encoded by the coding sequence ATGCGTTTTGGACTTCTGACGGTGGCGCTTGTCGCCGCTGGCGGGCCGGCCATGGCCCAGGCCGTCATGCCCAATCATCTCGACTGCCGTTTCGAACCAGCGACCCAACAGCTGACCTGTCCGGAAATTCCGATGCCGAGCGGCCGTTCTTCGGCCGAGCCTGCGCCCGCAGCGCTTCCCGCGCCGGCCGGCGATACGGCCACGGGCTCTGCCGAGCGGAACGCCCATTGCGCCGCCAAATACAAAAGCTTCGATCCCCAAACCGGCATGTACAAGAGCTTCACCGGCAAACTGCGGCCATGCGTCTGA
- the coaD gene encoding pantetheine-phosphate adenylyltransferase, with translation MTKSAFYAGSFDPVTNGHVEVVRAACRLLDRLVIAIGTHPGKSPLFTAEERVSMLKSVFEPMAKKENCKLDVITFDDLTVNAARRHEASILLRGLRDGTDLDYEMQIAGMNGQMAPDLQTVFLPASPAVRPITATLVRQVASMGGDVSAFVPELVARKLTEKFASGR, from the coding sequence ATGACCAAAAGCGCTTTCTATGCCGGTTCTTTCGACCCGGTGACCAATGGCCATGTCGAGGTCGTCCGCGCCGCCTGCCGGCTGTTGGACCGGCTGGTGATCGCTATCGGTACGCACCCCGGCAAATCCCCGCTGTTTACCGCGGAGGAAAGGGTTTCCATGCTGAAAAGCGTATTTGAGCCAATGGCTAAGAAAGAGAACTGCAAGCTGGATGTCATCACTTTCGATGACCTCACGGTAAATGCCGCCCGCCGTCACGAGGCCAGCATTCTCCTGCGCGGCCTCAGGGACGGGACCGATCTCGACTATGAGATGCAGATAGCCGGCATGAACGGGCAGATGGCGCCCGATCTGCAGACCGTGTTCCTGCCGGCTTCCCCGGCGGTCCGCCCCATCACGGCCACTCTTGTCCGTCAGGTGGCCTCCATGGGCGGCGACGTCTCGGCTTTCGTGCCGGAGCTCGTGGCCCGGAAACTCACCGAAAAATTCGCCTCCGGCCGTTAA
- a CDS encoding outer membrane protein, which produces MPALAADVPVEQSYPAATVGYYNWTGAYFGLQAGYSFGTVETSSSPTIGAYDTDYDFDHFVGGVTAGYNHQFGNWVVGGEIDASFTDAEESIDPGITGIDEYQSDLDWLATARVRVGYAFDNILVYATAGGAAAETEDAIDMGLDGVLSERRSRKGWTAGAGFEWGINENWTAKGEYLYVDLGEETVSENGPIVFPDATDTVDFEHIYHLGRVGVNYRF; this is translated from the coding sequence GTGCCGGCACTCGCGGCCGACGTTCCGGTCGAGCAGTCCTATCCCGCGGCGACGGTCGGCTATTACAACTGGACCGGCGCCTATTTCGGCCTTCAGGCCGGCTACAGCTTCGGCACCGTCGAGACATCATCGTCCCCGACCATCGGTGCCTATGACACCGATTACGACTTCGACCATTTCGTCGGCGGCGTCACGGCCGGCTACAATCATCAATTCGGCAATTGGGTCGTCGGCGGTGAGATCGACGCCAGCTTCACCGACGCCGAAGAGAGCATCGATCCCGGCATCACCGGCATCGACGAATACCAGTCCGATCTCGACTGGCTGGCCACGGCGCGCGTGCGCGTCGGCTATGCCTTCGACAACATCCTCGTTTACGCCACAGCCGGCGGCGCCGCTGCAGAAACCGAAGACGCGATCGACATGGGCCTCGATGGCGTTCTCAGCGAACGCCGCAGCCGCAAGGGCTGGACGGCAGGCGCCGGCTTCGAATGGGGCATCAACGAAAACTGGACCGCCAAGGGCGAGTATCTCTATGTCGATCTCGGCGAAGAGACCGTCAGCGAAAATGGCCCGATCGTTTTCCCCGACGCGACCGATACAGTCGATTTCGAGCACATCTATCATCTGGGCCGCGTGGGCGTGAATTACCGCTTCTGA
- a CDS encoding RidA family protein translates to MIDSGPRPVAPFSHAVEADGWVFVTGQMPTDPNAPDAPLPNGIEAQTRRVMDNLKIVLSGIGLGLEHVTFARVYLTHFDRDYAAMNETYRAYFQPGKLPARTCVGVTGLAVSALVEIDLIARRP, encoded by the coding sequence ATGATCGACAGCGGCCCGCGCCCGGTCGCGCCATTCTCTCATGCCGTCGAGGCCGACGGATGGGTGTTCGTCACCGGCCAGATGCCGACCGATCCGAACGCGCCCGATGCGCCGCTGCCCAATGGCATCGAAGCGCAGACGCGCCGTGTCATGGACAATCTGAAGATCGTTCTTTCCGGTATCGGCCTCGGGCTTGAGCACGTCACCTTCGCGCGGGTGTATCTGACGCATTTCGACCGCGACTACGCGGCGATGAACGAGACCTATCGGGCTTACTTTCAGCCCGGCAAACTTCCGGCGCGCACCTGTGTGGGCGTCACGGGCCTTGCCGTCAGTGCCCTGGTCGAGATCGATCTGATCGCCCGGCGGCCTTAA